The stretch of DNA GCAATTTCCCCTCACCTCTTCACTGGTAATTTGGCAGAGCCTTTATTGATAAGACTGTTACCTGCCATACACTTACGGACCTTATTTCTTGGAGCAAGCACATTCTATATCAAGCAAGCATTACAGAAGCTCATGTGTACTCAAGTACTACAACTTTAAAGCTGTCATGGTCATTTTCCAAGAATTCTacttaaaataggaaaaaaaatacagttcagCTTATACTTTGTTTACAGTTTTATTAGCATAAGGACCCAGGAGCCAAAGACTTTGGTTCCAGGGGCCTCAATTAGTTCCAGGACCTGaaaataacagaagaaaaacctgAGAACTTTTTCACTCATCATTTTCCCATCACGCAGAGCAGAAGAAAGACCTCCTCAATGCTGCCTTCAGCAGTttggtttagagctgtaatgTGTGACACAACAGCTTAAAAAAGACTCAgtaaagaactggaaaaaagcaaaagcctAAAATGTTTAAGGGGACATCTGAACAAATGTCTCTAGAAACAGAGCATGTCTTTGAAGTTAGATAATGCTGGGTCTACACAACAgcatgaataaaataatttagaacCGGTACCAGGTAAGCTACAGCTCCTAACAAAGTCGGTTGTTACAGTGCAGCCTTATATTGCCAAAACCGCGCTCCCTGGTCTCAGGCAGCCGAGACACGCGTGTGACGGCAATGAGCAGTGCCGACACTGCCTCCTGGACCGCAGAGGCTGCGCGGGTTTGCccgggcagtgctggcagcagggtccctgcaggaGAACCAGCCGGCGGCACAGCCGGGCACGGTGCCCGGGGCCGCCCTCAGGGCCGAGCGGGGAGAGGCGACGCGAGCCGTACCGGTGTGCTGCTATTCCTCATCGTCCGGGGGGATGCCGAGCTCCTCGTCCGTCCACGCTGAAGCGTCGGGATACGGGAAGTGTCCCTGGGAGAGAGGCCCGTCAGAGCGCGGCCGGGGCCCggcccgcgccccccgcccccggccgcCGCGCCGGCCTCACCAGCACCATGTCCGAGTTGTGCCAGAACTGCCAGAGGATCCAGAACCACATGAAGCCGCTGAGCGCCTCGCTTCGGATCACCTGCGCCCGCGTCAGCTCCGGGAACTGCCGGTACCGCGGCGGGATGTGCACCCCGCCGCCCGCGCTGCAAAACAGCACGGCCCCGCCTCACTCcgggccccgccggccccggcccacccgccagccccgctgcccggcccgccccgctcACCGCCGCCGCCCGGGCACGGCGGCCCCGACCCGCAGCAGCCGCCCCGCCGCTCGGCCCAGCGCCGCCACCACCATGGCCGTGCCCAATGTCACCCGCACCGCCCAGCAACAGCCCCGGCGATTGGCGCGGCCGCCGCCTTCCGGGGCGGAGACAGCTCGCGGCACCGAGGTATCCCGGGAAACGCAGAGAGCCCGGGGTTCGGAGGTATCCAGAGAAGGGGAGGTGGCCCggggcacggggacagcccggggcaCGGAAGGGTCCTAGCACATAGGGACAGCACGCACTGGCCCCTCACTCCCCACAGCTCTTGGGAGCGCCGGGGCGGCACCGAGGGCGCGTTCTCCGTGAGTTCTCCCAAAAGCTGGCGTCGCCCACGTGGGGCGCAGAGCGGGGCGAGCTGCCCAGCCAAGCCGCTGCTTTTTGGAGGGACGCGGGGAGAAGACGGCTCCTGCTGGTGATGTTTAAGGAAGGGGCGAAAGGAGCAGCGCTTCCCTCTGTCCAagcctgggcagcctggcagtCCAGCCCGAGCAGTCTGGTTGCGGAGCGGCTGGGCACGGCCGGTGTGCCGGCGGGGCCGGGATGCGGGGCTCGCCCTCAGGGCCGGGCTGTCCCGGAGGAAGCAGCTGGTGCGGAGCCTCTTCCCGCTCCCTGGGCCGGCAGCCGGAGTGGGAACGCAGGGGCGGCGCCTCGTCATAGAAATAGCCAGTACAGAATTCCCACCTGAGCATCTGAGAGAGTTGAGTTCTTCTCTCCCGTTTTCCGTCTCCCACAGGTGTTACAGCGGTGCACCTGCCTGTTTATTGCTCGCTCAGCAgtgttcctggagctgcagcctggttTCAGTCTCGGCACATTGAGGAGGATGGAAAACCCAGCCTGCCGGTGGGTGGATCTGTTCACCGGTGTATGCCAGAGCGAGGGTTGGAGGAATTCTGCCAAATTTTTGTGGAGAACCAGTAGCATCCAGTAATGCATATCGGTATACCTTCTGGGACATTGAGGTGATCACAAAAGAAGCAAGCAAAAAATAATGGAGAAAGTACCTAAACTATCAGGAGGGTCCTTTCAAGGAATCCAGCACTCCCCTACTCCTCCTGACAAGGTATGATGCCAATGTAAGATTAACCCACACTTGTAGTTCCTCCTGAATCTTTGTTGGATAACGCTTCCCAGAGAACTGGAGAAAGGTTTCTGCCTCCTTCCTGAAGGTATTTTAAATAAGCAATAATACCTTCTCCATTTGTTAACACCCCAAATACCTAACATCCTCAGCTGAAGCAGCAGTGGATAGCCTTGTAGTTAAGGAATTTTAATTTCCCTGCTCATCTGAGCCATTTTCAGCAGTTTATAGGGAATAGCAGCAAACTTTTCAACCAGTTTTTACTTACTGTGTGCAACGTGTTGCGCCCCTGCAATGTGCTCCATACCAAGTTTGTGTTTTTCCAGAAAAGCTGAATGCTTTGATACAAAGTTCCTAGTTTTAttgccagctctgccttccaactgccttgtattttttctttctgccttcttGCAGTCCCTGGCAttctgttccctgttccttgttCTCAAGCATCCCATGTTTCCCATCTTGCTCAGGCTGGATGTCTCCACTGCTGGCTTTGACCTGCAGAGGCAAATTTGTCCCCCTTGACTGAATCCCCACTTTCTTCACTCTTCTTTGACTTCAGCTCCTTTCATTGACCTTTCAACTTTGCTTGCTAGAGGAGCTTGGAAGCTGtgtaagcagcagcagcaacagcagcagtgcaCATATGGCCACTGGCTGCCCACCCCTGCTACACACCTATCAGCTGAATAGAAACCAGGTGCAAGGGGGGGTTTATCATATTAGTATCATATCAGTTCttaaggtttggggtttttttaatgttctttctTTCCAAACTTTATTTCTCAAAATCAGAACCATTTGTGATGAATTTACAGATAAGCAGCATAGCACCACAAGACATGGTGGAAGAATTATGAAGAGAAGTAATAAACTGAAAGTATATTTCAACTTTGTAGACAATATTCCTGTTTAATGATTTAAATGTTCAAAAATCATGCTCATTTTCTGCTtccatctcctccttcccccttccaGGTAAGCTCCACATCCATCTCACATGTCCAGTGCTGCCACACAGCTAATAAAGATTCCTGTAGCTCTCTGCTGCCAAGATGCCCAGTAACACAGTAAGCTTATAATCTATAGGTGGGtcactggaaaagcagaaaaagaaaagctgggaaACAAAGACAGTTATTGCAGGGTGGGGGTTTTGTTCCTTGTTGATTTAGTTTGTTTGCACTGCAGTAAGCTGCAGAGTATCTGTTGCCAAGCTTTCCATTACCtcttgtattttcattttctacagCTGTTGTGTTTGTGCCTGGAACCCAGGTCCCTTTTGCATGCCCTTGATACTTTCAACCAAAAGGAATTTCATTGGTTTGTCCCTGGAGGCTTCCCGTGTCCTGAGGGGGGCTCGTGTGTTGGCAAGGAGCCAAACTGATGGCTATTACTATCTGGGCCACATTGTCCAGGAGCTGAAGGTAACTCTTTATTGGGAACGTGGCTGTAAGAGCatgtatgggttttttttcctctgttcttctCATACTCACCAGTCCCAAGCCCTTGCTGTGGGCTGGCCCTCCAATGTTACAGTGCACTTCCTAGCCACTGTTGCCTCCCCACACCCTGTTTCCATCTGTTACCTGGTGCTGTCTGGCTGTTTGCTGTGAGGAGTCCTGCAAGTAAGAACAGCCTGGAGACCATTCTGGTTTTGTAGTTATAATGAGTTTTTATTCAGAGACAGACAAAACAGGTCCCTTATCCCTGTTGTCTGCTTTTGCCCAGCCTAGCAGCAGAGTTAGTTAGCTAAACAGCAGCTCATAATCCAAAATGTTTGTCTCCAGGGTCCACTTCCTCTTTACCAAACTGAGAgctttc from Haemorhous mexicanus isolate bHaeMex1 chromosome 5, bHaeMex1.pri, whole genome shotgun sequence encodes:
- the NDUFB2 gene encoding NADH dehydrogenase [ubiquinone] 1 beta subcomplex subunit 2, mitochondrial, which produces MVVAALGRAAGRLLRVGAAVPGRRRAGGGVHIPPRYRQFPELTRAQVIRSEALSGFMWFWILWQFWHNSDMVLGHFPYPDASAWTDEELGIPPDDEE